In Nicotiana tabacum cultivar K326 chromosome 17, ASM71507v2, whole genome shotgun sequence, one DNA window encodes the following:
- the LOC107814112 gene encoding putative mitochondrial-processing peptidase subunit beta, mitochondrial, translating into MTIRQLLTLARRSRNLTTCQSLRRLSTSSSAVAATSSTAPATGPPPPDAMIYDRLAEDVKHKIKRLENPDSRFLQYNSPHPTLTDHTPILSFPDTRVTTLPSGLRVATETNLAAKTATVGVFIDAGSRFETDETNGTAHFLEHMIFKGTEKRTSWEMEEEIENMGGHLNAYTSREQTAYYAKVLDKDVPVALDILADILQNSKFEEKKIERERDVILREMEEVEGQTEEVIFDHLHSTAFQYSPLGRTILGPAQNIKTITRNHLKDYISTHYTAPRMVIVATGPVKHEEFVDQVKKQFTKLSTDPTTASELVAREPAIFTGSEVRVIDDDIPLAQFAVAFQGAPWTDPDTIPLMVMQSMLGTWNKNAGGGKHMGSGLAQRVAINELAESMMAFNTNYKDTGLFGVYAVAKPDCLSDLSYCIMQEIVKLCYRASDDDVTRACNQLKSSLMLHIDGTSPVAEDIGRQLLTYGRRIPVPELFARIDAVDASAIKRVANRFIFDQDVAISAVGPIQTLPDYNWFRRRTYMLRY; encoded by the exons ATGACGATCCGGCAGCTCTTAACCCTAGCCCGCCGGTCCCGAAACCTCACCACATGCCAATCACTCCGACGTCTCTCTACATCTTCATCCGCCGTCGCCGCCACATCCTCCACCGCTCCGGCCACCGGTCCACCTCCTCCAGACGCAATGATCTACGACCGATTAGCCGAAGACGTTAAGCACAAAATCAAACGGCTCGAGAATCCCGATTCACGATTCCTCCAGTACAACTCCCCTCACCCAACCTTAACCGACCACACACCAATCCTCAGCTTCCCTGATACGCGCGTGACCACACTTCCATCAGGCCTGCGCGTGGCTACTGAGACAAATCTTGCTGCCAAGACAGCCACTGTAGGTGTATTTATTGATGCAGGGTCACGTTTTGAGACTGATGAGACTAATGGAACAGCCCATTTTCTTGAGCATATGATTTTTAAGGGTACTGAAAAGCGGACGTCATGGGAAATGGAGGAGGAGATTGAGAATATGGGTGGGCATTTGAATGCTTATACCTCTAGAGAACAAACTGCTTATTATGCTAAGGTTTTGGATAAGGATGTGCCTGTAGCTTTGGATATTTTGGCTGATATACTTCAGAATTCCAAGTTTGAAGAGAAAAAAATCGAACGTGAACGTGATGTCATCCTTAGGGAGATGGAGGAG GTTGAAGGTCAAACAGAGGAAGTCATCTTTGACCATTTGCATTCAACTGCATTCCAGTACTCACCTTTGGGTAGGACTATTCTCGGACCTGCCCAGAATATAAAGACAATCACCAGAAATCATCTAAAGGACTACATATCAACACATTATACTGCTCCCAGAATG GTAATTGTAGCTACTGGGCCTGTTAAACATGAAGAATTTGTTGATCAAGTTAAGAAACAATTTACTAAGCTTTCAACCGATCCAACTACAGCCTCGGAGTTGGTTGCCAGAGAACCAGCAATTTTTACTGGCTCAGAG GTTAGGGTAATTGACGATGACATTCCATTGGCGCAATTTGCTGTGGCTTTTCAAGGGGCACCATGGACTGATCCGGATACCATTCCGCTGATGGTTATGCAATCGATGCTGGGCACTTGGAATAAGAATGCTGGAGGAGGGAAGCACATGGG TTCCGGGCTTGCCCAAAGGGTTGCCATTAATGAACTAGCAGAGAGCATGATGGCTTTTAACACCAACTATAAAGATACTGGTCTGTTTGGTGTCTATGCTGTTGCAAAG CCTGATTGTTTGAGTGATTTGTCCTACTGCATTATGCAAGAGATAGTCAAATTGTGCTACCGAGCTTCGGATGATGATGTCACTCGTGCTTGCAATCAG TTGAAATCTTCTCTCATGCTTCACATTGATGGAACTAGTCCTGTTGCCGAAGACATTGGACGTCAG CTACTCACATATGGTAGAAGGATTCCAGTCCCGGAGCTGTTTGCAAGGATTGATGCTGTAGATGCCAGCGCCATCAAACGGGTTGCAAACAGATTTATATTTGACCAG GATGTTGCTATATCCGCTGTGGGCCCTATTCAGACTCTACCTGATTATAACTGGTTCAGGCGCAGGACCTACATGCTCCGTTATTAG
- the LOC107814113 gene encoding 4-coumarate--CoA ligase-like 1, which translates to MGTHAVESSQQQECEHIFRSRYPPVHVPDNVTLPDFVLHNVELYTDKLAFVDATTGKGYTYGQLARDIRRFAKALRSLGLRKGRVVVVALPNVPEYAIVALGIMAAGGVFSGANPAAHSSEIMKQVESADGKLIVSDLPTYHKVQDCGLPVIILGEEHVEGTIHWDELLEAAERAGSRTDHITNQEDEMVQQNDLCALPFSSGTTGLSKGVMLTHRNLVANLCSTLFSVSPEMIGQVTTLGLIPFFHIYGITGICCATIRNKGKVVVMRRYELRAFLNALIAHEVTFAPIVPPIILALVKNPIADEFDLNKLKLRSIMTAAAPLAPEILNEFEKKFPDVQVQEAYGMTEHSCITLSHSDKHTAKRNSVGFILPNLEVKFVDPDTGRSLPKNTPGEICVKSQCVMKGYYKNEFETCLTIDKDGWLHTGDIGYIDDDGDIFLVDRIKELIKYKGFQVAPAELEGILLTHPSVEDAAVVGLPDEEAGEIPVAWVVLNSKAKESEEDIINYIASTVAQYKRVRVVQFVDSIPKSPSGKIMRRLIKEKMIVRLKNA; encoded by the exons ATGGGAACTCATGCAGTAGAAAGCTCACAGCAGCAAGAATGTGAGCACATTTTCCGGAGTAGGTATCCTCCGGTTCATGTACCGGACAATGTGACTCTCCCGGATTTTGTGCTTCACAATGTAGAGTTATACACTGACAAACTGGCATTTGTGGATGCTACCACTGGCAAAGGCTACACTTATGGCCAACTTGCAAGAGACATAAGGAGGTTTGCCAAGGCCTTGAGATCCCTTGGCTTAAGGAAAGGACGGGTCGTGGTTGTAGCACTCCCAAATGTACCAGAATATGCTATTGTCGCTCTCGGAATCATGGCTGCTGGTGGTGTCTTCTCAGGTGCAAATCCAGCAGCTCATTCATCAGAAATTATGAAACAAGTTGAATCTGCTGATGGCAAGCTTATTGTCTCTGATCTACCAACCTATCACAAG GTTCAAGATTGTGGGCTGCCAGTAATAATACTAGGTGAAGAACATGTAGAAGGAACAATTCATTGGGATGAATTGCTCGAAGCTGCAGAGCGTGCCGGTTCCAGAACTGATCACATAACAAACCAAGAAGATGAAATGGTGCAGCAAAATGATTTATGTGCGTTGCCCTTCTCATCAGGCACTACGGGCCTGTCCAAGGGAGTGATGTTAACCCACAGAAATCTAGTAGCAAATCTCTGCTCTACACTCTTCAGTGTTAGCCCAGAAATGATAGGCCAAGTTACAACACTGGGTTTGATACCATTCTTTCACATTTATGGGATAACTGGAATCTGTTGTGCAACAATTAGAAATAAAGGGAAAGTGGTAGTCATGCGTAGGTACGAACTGAGGGCATTCCTAAATGCACTCATTGCACATGAAGTCACATTTGCACCAATTGTGCCACCTATCATTTTGGCACTTGTTAAGAATCCTATTGCGGATGAATTTGATCTCAACAAGCTTAAGCTTAGATCCATTATGACAGCGGCAGCCCCACTTGCCCCAGAGATTCTTAATGAGTTTGAAAAGAAATTTCCGGATGTTCAGGTCCAAGAG GCATATGGGATGACTGAGCACAGCTGCATTACTCTTTCTCATAGCGACAAGCATACTGCTAAAAGAAATTCTGTTGGTTTTATTCTACCTAATTTGGAGGTAAAGTTCGTTGATCCTGATACTGGTAGATCTCTCCCCAAAAACACACCAGGCGAGATATGTGTCAAAAGCCAATGTGTTATGAAGG GTTACTACAAAAATGAATTTGAGACTTGCCTTACAATTGATAAGGATGGTTGGCTTCACACTGGTGACATTGGCTACATCGACGATGATGGAGATATCTTCCTAGTCGATCGTATCAAAGAGCTTATCAAGTACAAGGGATTCCAA GTTGCTCCAGCTGAGTTAGAGGGGATCCTTCTCACACATCCTTCAGTAGAAGATGCTGCAGTAGTTGG GCTGCCAGATGAAGAAGCAGGAGAGATACCAGTGGCATGGGTAGTCTTGAACTCAAAAGCAAAAGAAAGCGAAGAGGACATTATCAACTACATTGCATCGACTGTTGCACAGTATAAACGAGTGAGAGTGGTGCAGTTTGTGGATAGTATTCCAAAATCTCCTTCAGGAAAAATAATGAGAAGACTTATCAAGGAAAAGATGATAGTGAGACTTAAGAATGCATAG